From one Dermatophagoides farinae isolate YC_2012a chromosome 5, ASM2471394v1, whole genome shotgun sequence genomic stretch:
- the LOC124499022 gene encoding uncharacterized protein LOC124499022 — protein sequence MIEKIQLKSMDDIEKRSISSPSLTLEQMLIKIGRLDSMKSTPAIHHHPQTAKNFLGEFARFYNVGVVFDETPVKSNHEYQNPIISIESTKSKFQKPKRREIFSIADIQPQAECVPELKTIQLNTASATAGDVGQQQQQQHHWHRSNNQDLYYPHCIRLPRCGGCCPSQRLLCRPKSITWHNVSVMHVQYSPTQRRFRFSGIQHIRVEYHQQCGCECIQQSKDCNHGQIYRPNECRCVCSLNDRLQCVRQNNYRNQSMPTFRFWNEINCQCQCRLPTSINQSKQISKIENCPSGYHFNYM from the exons atgattgaaaaaattcaattgaaatcaatggaTGATATTGAGAAACGATCCATATCTTCACCATCTTTGACATTAGAACaaatgttgataaaaattgGCCGATTGGATTCCATGAAATCAACGCCagccattcatcatcatccacaaacggccaaaaattttcttggtGAATTTGCTCGATTCTATAATGTTGGTGTTGTTTTCGACGAAACACCGGTTAAATCTAACCATGAATACCAAAATCcaattatttcaattgaatcgacAAAATCAAAGTTTCAGAAACCCAAACGTAGAg aaattttttcgatagCCGATATACAACCACAAGCTGAATGTGTACCTGaattaaaaacaatacaATTGAATACAGCATCTGCAACTGCAGGTGATgttggtcaacaacaacaacaacagcatcattGGCATCGATCAAATAACCAGGATCTTTACTATCCACATTGTATACGGTTACCTCGTTGTGGTGGCTGTTGTCCATCACAGCGGTTACTCTGTCGACCTAAATCAATTACATGGCATAATGTTTCC GTTATGCATGTACAATATTCACCAACACAGCGACGATTCCGTTTTAGTGGAATTCAACACATACGTGttgaatatcatcaacaatgtgGCTGTGAATGTATTCAACAATCAAAGGATTGTAATCATGGACAAATCTATCGGCCAAATGAATGTCGTTGTGTTTGTTCATTAAATGATCGTCTACAATGTGTACGTCAGAATAATTATCGTAATCAATCTATGCCAACGTTTCGTTTTTGGAATGAAATCAACTGTCAATGTCAATGTCGATTACCAACCAGtataaatcaatcgaaacaaatatcaaaaatagaaaattgtCCATCAGGTTATCATTTTAATTAT ATGTGA
- the LOC124490493 gene encoding uncharacterized protein LOC124490493, translating to MFHVVFVILYWRNKFIVSISLKIMSAIIIIILILMTHGHCSKVQYVQYQPMMMNNSDQLLYEQSRCSLEYQTIDLDSESSTTNSINGHQSIHYYPRCIRVSRCIGCCSMQGQINFDDWNQRECRPTNIQYKTIIQTAQSIDHYHHNPDMMMKLYHRKVQVAYHTGCQCYCRQHLMNQCSNQRQKFYNDSCRCECRPDLVHERFECTKRLTIHGHMFWDNDRCECRCPQFYYAYKHHLHPMSIDTFCPRGHRFDMNNCKCIKQKNNIL from the coding sequence ATGTttcatgttgtttttgttattttgtattggagaaataaattcattgtgTCGATATCGTTGAAAATAATGTCAgccattataatcataattctAATTTTAATGACCCATGGTCATTGTTCAAAAGTTCAATATGTTCAATatcaaccaatgatgatgaataatagtGATCAATTATTGTATGAACAATCAAGATGTTCACTTGAATATCAAACAATTGATCTTGATTCggaatcatcaacaacaaattcaataaatggtcatcaatcgattcattattatccacGTTGTATTCGTGTATCTCGTTGTATTGGATGTTGTTCAATGCAAGGACAAATCAATTTCGATGATTGGAATCAACGTGAATGTCGTCCaacaaatattcaatataaaaCCATCATACAAACAgctcaatcaatcgatcattatcatcataatccggatatgatgatgaaattatatcATCGTAAAGTTCAAGTTGCCTATCATACTGGTTGTCAATGTTATTGTCGACAACATCTCATGAATCAATGTTCAAATCAGCGACAAAAATTCTATAATGATTCATGTCGTTGTGAATGTAGACCGGATCTAGTACATGAACGATTTGAATGTACAAAACGATTGACCATACATGGCCATATGTTCTGGGATAATGATCGTTGTGAATGTCGATGTCCACAATTCTATTATGCTTATAAACATCATTTACATCCAATGTCTATAGATACATTTTGTCCACGTGGACATCGTTTCGATATGAACAATTGTAAAtgtatcaaacaaaaaaataatattctgtga
- the Noc3 gene encoding nucleolar complex protein 3: protein MKLKKMISEDDYDFDMIDPEIIADDEMMKSSETFREKPIKKTNATLVQKFAERQKTIREYRRLLASISERVMSDPQHNIHRLKQLLTILITSRDDPRIGSAFFTIQKLTILALNIIFLDIIPNYRIYKRGEQTTSKLKNETRHVLDFEHRLLQYYQEYLKRLKRVIGSVVDSRKQGDSDFYRTMLTTLEARQRLATIGCRCVSELISRHYDFNCRETLIDSAAKVLCSNQATNEMQQTIYDGLKILFRKDLMGETTLVLVKSMTMMIQNLRFRIRPLAMSVFKNIFYREIHENESKMIGKNRKSNNQPSRRDRKQTKKMKLLEKQLLETEATESQQVRQRHELNIHENLYAFYMKFMTILHETLLQPNGNDLDRWYRPLLPIALESIIHLALHSNEEFAYAWIRKLKSFLESVELAEKFQPYDKLIFMKNIYTLMSRIESTASSTTTNQFDFKHLYQVLYEFPIDGQDGQTFRLYLQCIHVMIIKSIRHHFLIDRLINFVYRFLSLATKLPSPQAIVLLYMARKCIQLHPQWPNLDDDDDDYNNNKHMNCKNWTLPKNVDGDTLINQNPMDGRRKSMQTILAIIRMLINESSDGYIRLYASCVQEDVWHKNCQFLNHQQQQSMMNKFIQKHQLDRNVCERLLSGNIEPLDLYEQLVEI from the exons atgaaattgaaaaaaatgatttctgAAGACGATTATGATTTCGATATGATTGATCCGGAAATTATCGCCgatgatgagatgatgaaatcatcgGAAACTTTTCGAGAAAAACCGATCAAAAAAACCAATGCCACATTGGTACAAAAATTTGCTGAACGTCAAAAAACTATTCGAGAATATCGACGACTCCTGGCATCTATAAGCGAACGGGTAATGTCCGATCCACAGCACAATATTCATCGATTAAAACAGTTGCTAACCATTTTGATCACCTCACGTGATGATCCTCGAATCGGATCGGCTTTTTTCACCATACAAAAACTTACCATTCTTGctttgaatataatttttttggatattaTCCCAAATTATCG AATTTATAAACGTGGTGaacaaacaacatcaaaattgaaaaatgaaacccGACATGTATTGGATTTTGAACATCGATTACTGCAATACTATCAGGAATATTTAAAACGTTTAAAACGAGTGATCGGATCTGTTGTCGATTCACGAAAACAGGGCGATTCCGATTTTTATCGGACAATGTTGACAACCTTAGAGGCAAGACAACGTTTAGCCACTATTGGTTGTCGCTGTGTAAGCGAACTCATCAGTCGACATTATGATTTTAATTGTCGTGAAACATTGATAGATTCAGCAGCCAAAGTATTATGTAGTAATCAGGCTACAAATGAAATGCAACAAACCATTTATGAtggattaaaaattttatttcgtaAAGATTTAATGGGTGAAACAACACTTGTTCTCGTTAAATCAATGACTATGATGATTCAGAATTTACGATTTCGTATTCGTCCATTGGCTATGTCTGTATTTAAGAATATTTTCTATCGTGAAattcatgaaaatgaatcaaaaatgattggtaaaaatcgaaaatcaaataatcaacCATCTCGACGTGATCGTAAacagacgaaaaaaatgaaactatTAGAAAAACAATTACTTGAAACGGAAGCCACAGAAAGTCAACAAGTTAGACAACgtcatgaattgaatatacaTGAAAATCTATATGCATTCTATATGAAATTCATGACAATTTTACATGAAACATTATTACAGCCTAATGGTAATGATCTTGATCGATGGTATCGTCCATTATTGCCTATTGCATTGGAATCTATCATTCATCTTGCATTACAttcaaatgaagaatttgCCTATGCTTGGAtacgaaaattgaaatcatttctCGAATCGGTCGAATTAgcagaaaaatttcaaccatatgataaattgatttttatgaaaaatatttatacaTTAATGTCACGTATTGAATCTACTGCATCATCGACGACtacaaatcaatttgattttaaacaTTTATATCAAGTTTTGTATGAATTTCCCATCGATGGACAAGATGGACAAACATTTCGCCTTTATTTACAATGTATCCatgtaatgatcatcaaatcaattcgtcatcattttctcattgatcgtttgataaattttgtttatcgTTTTCTATCACTAGCCACTAAATTGCCTTCACCTCAAGCAATTGTTCTTTTATATATGGCACGTAAATGTATACAACTTCATCCACAATGGCCTAatctagatgatgatgatgatgattataataataataaacatatgAATTGTAAAAATTGGACTCTACCAAAAAACGTTGATGGTGAtacattgatcaatcaaaatccaaTGGATGGCCGTCGAAAATCCATGCAAACAATCCTGGCCATCATACGAATgttgatcaatgaatcatcagATGGTTACATTCGTTTATATGCATCATGTGTACAAGAAGATGTATGGCATAAAAATTGccaatttttaaatcatcaacaacaacaatcaatgatgaataaattcattcaaaaacatcaacTAGATCGTAATGTTTGTGAACGATTACTATCTGGTAATATTGAACCATTGGATTTGTATGAACAACTGGTTGAAATCTAG
- the LOC142597544 gene encoding neuferricin — protein MYQPDQRQQNFIICGLIGLLLGVATLPFVIRQPMTTNEPSIVKRVQPKCLRKNEILFTPEELAQHTQLPSILLGFMGVVYNVSDGHYYHPGGSYSFFAGRDGTRAFLTGEFDTVDELRDDISDLDGSYMNGMETWIKLYDDKYPRVGLVIGSYYDNDGCATKKLHRVKRMLSKSATNKQLETEELNQYPPCNSHWDAQTNLGRVWCTKLSGGIQRYWTGKPRLFYDLFQKKWRCACVNNEDEQSIDYCDQQQNHSSIGMQYDDDDQNDQNDDDVKLATPGCRFKHYENCDPKSLECSITS, from the coding sequence ATGTATCAACCAGATCAACgtcaacaaaatttcataataTGTGGCCTAATTGGCCTACTCTTGGGTGTGGCAACACTTCCGTTTGTTATACGTCAACCAATGACAACAAACGAACCTTCAATAGTGAAAAGGGTGCAACCAAAATGTCTacgtaaaaatgaaattctattCACACCAGAAGAATTAGCTCAACATACACAATTACCATCCATATTATTAGGATTTATGGGCGTCGTTTATAATGTCAGTGATggacattattatcatccaggtggatcatattcattttttgctgGACGTGATGGAACTCGTGCCTTTTTAACCGGTGAATTCGACACTGTAGACGAATTACGAGATGATATTAGCGATCTAGATGGTAGCTATATGAATGGTATGGAAACATGGATTAaattgtatgatgataaatatccACGTGTCGGATTGGTTATTGGCAGCTATTATGATAACGATGGTTGTGctacaaaaaaattacatcgTGTAAAACGTATGCTATCAAAATCGgctacaaacaaacaattggaAACAGAAGAATTAAATCAATATCCACCATGTAATTCACATTGGGATGCACAAACAAATCTGGGACGTGTTTGGTGTACAAAATTAAGTGGTGGCATTCAACGATATTGGACAGGAAAACCAAGATTATTTTATGATTTATTTCAGAAAAAATGGCGTTGCGCTTGCGttaataatgaagatgaacaaagtattgattattgtgatcaacaacagaatcattcatcgattggtatgcaatatgatgatgatgatcaaaatgatcaaaatgatgatgatgtcaaacTGGCGACACCTGGTTGTCGTTTTAAACACTATGAAAATTGTGATCCAAAATCATTGGAATGTTCAAttacatcatga